A window of Lates calcarifer isolate ASB-BC8 unplaced genomic scaffold, TLL_Latcal_v3 _unitig_4734_quiver_3589, whole genome shotgun sequence genomic DNA:
CCAAAGTCAAACAATCTTCAAACCTTACACACAGTGCAGGGGCTTTATAggcaatgaaaaaaacaaaacaaaaaattgtgGAGACATTTTCAGCTTCGGACTCGCTCGGTCAAAAGATTTCTTTTGTTAAGCCAGTAGTTTTTTCACAACTGctgttaaaaacacagcttATTGTGTCTAtctttgtctcattttgtcCATAGAGAGAGGTCAGACAATCCCTGGACAAGATCCTGCAGATTGAGATAGGCCAAGAACATTGTGATCCTGATGAAGCTTACGTTGGACTTTATATGGACACTATTCAAGTACTTTAGTAAACCAGAACTTATGAATTACAAATATACACTATTCATCTACTTTTGactcatattttttgtttttctctgtttctgtttcagtgtgttggTGCCAAGTGCAATGAAgcgaaaaaaatcagctctgacctgtctgaTGAAGTGCAAGACGTTTGTTTCCAAGAGCTGCTGATATTTGTAAGGAGGTGAGAGTCTATTTTAAGTCTATTTccagatgatttaaaaaaaaaatttatttgaattatgaTGATCCGGGGCCTTAATTTTGCCATTGTCATGAAATGAATGCAAATATCACCAGTTAAACTCAAAATGTTGGATTATTTAGACTGCACATTCTCTGTGGTTTGTAGGTACACCACTGAGCAGACTGAGGCTCttggaaaaaaagcagaaatggaTGAACCAGAAACAATACATTTCCTCAAGACTCTGAAAACGTGTAAAGAACTCAAGTAAGTGTTTGAGTTTACAATTCAGctatgttgttgtattttttaagaATAAGGTTTATATGGTTTATTTCCTCTCAGGCAGTACATCCAggcaacaggaaaaaaaaatcccttgtCATGGAAATGGTGGAAATGCTTGAAAACATGGAGGCTTCTACTTTGAATCTTCTGATGGACATTGTAACTGACATTGCAGAGGTAGCTGTTCAATTTAATCAcaaatatacttttttcttaattttcaaAATAGAAGCATGGTGCATTACATGCAtatattcctgtttttttcagagCCACCTGAAAAAGTACTTCAAATCCGACAGGAGGAGGTTCTGCTTGTGTTCTGATATAGAGCAGTATTTCCCCAAGCTGCCTTATGCTTTTGATGAACAACAGGTAAGGATGCATTTATTGTAGCCTTTTCCCTTTTATTTGTGTTAAAACAGTTTTGTCCATCTGGTTGctgttttttgaaaatttaactctctctctgtctgccttttttgTCTCTCAGAGAGTGATGGATGAGGCCTATAAGGTCATCGTTGGTTTGTACTTCAAACATCTCATCCAAAGCAACCAGAAGAAACTGAAGAAGTGCTGGCCTGACATTGGAGAAACAGTCACTGAAGATGCTGAGCTTCTTCATAACACTATCTCAGACCTGGTGAGATCAACGTTTTAGTCTTAAACAGACAGCTTGTTGTTTTGTACTGCCTTGACGTATCAACATCAATTCTTGACCTGTATGTGCTGTGTTGTATCAGGCTCCTGGTGTCCAACAGCAGAACCACATCCTGCTCAAAGTTACAGAAATACTGGACTGCAACGACATCGATGCACACAAGATCACAGCTGCAAACATGCAGAAGAAATGTCACATAAAGAGGTAAACTACTCAGTGTGTTGCATTAGCTTGAAGCTCAGAGATTGTGTTTGCCAGTAGCTTCAGATACATTAGAGTCACAAGATCACAGAGGTCCAGAGTCTCAACAGTGACCATGGGAAGTCCATGGAGGTCCAATGGAGGGGAAGAGACGTCAAGGAATAAGTTGGTTCACCTTAGGTTAGATGATAACAGAGTGAATAATATGGGCCCCAGAGTTTTCAGGCCACAGAACTCAGCTGAACTGTCAGTTGAAAATATCATTGCTTTCTTGAATGACAAGCTATTGAGTAAGGTTGTTGTTAGGCTAGGCTAACTGGAGGGCAGgacttttacataaaaatgaatgtcTGTTACATTCAAGCGCTTGATGCAAAACAGTGCAAACAAGCCTATCAGAGCAAGGTAAATCTCTCTAAATTTCAGCCAGTAATGACTGGTTTGCCGGAGCTGAAGAGCAGAGCATCTGTAGCAAAAAGAAACTCGGCATTCAGAGGAAGGATAACAgtcttgaaaagaaaatgattgaCGAGGATGAACAAGTCAAAAGCATGTATCAACAGTATTTGTGTAAtttactctcactgccagagggGAAGACTCAAGATCAGTACTGCAGGTTTAAGTAAATCAGACTTAagtaaatttcagttttgtatgTCTAGACTGCGATCTGGAAGTTCTGGTTGTAAGAGAAGTTTGGATTTTCTTAAAGTCAGCATCTAGTGGCCATGAGAGGAAGTGCATTCACTAACTTTGTTGTGTTCACCTTCAACTGCAGTGAGGACATGAAGCGCCTGCTGCAATGGAAAGGTCTTTCTAAACGGGAGGTTCAAGAGGTGCTGGACGCCCTTCCTCCTGACCTTCAACCTACACCCGATCCTGACATTCAACTCCGAGTGGCAGATCCTGGTGCTGCTGTTTCACCTGTTTTCTACCTGCTGGTGAAGACTGAGGTGCTCTACAGACGATCAACGTCAACAAGCACAAGAGACAGAGCTGGTCAGCAGTCCTGTTAGAACTCAGTCCGTTACTGATTTCACTCCTCAGATCTGATCTTTAGACGCAGATAAAGAGTAGCAGACATGTTACAGTAGCCGCATGAGAGATTAAGTTGACTGTGCACAAGGCTGCCTATGTATGAGTTAGCCTGAATGTCACTGATTTCCTTTCAAgtgctgctgttattacagGAAAGGcaaacatgactttttttttttttatcttgtttgtcaaatttcctcatttttaaatgtaaacagaaatcAGTATCTATTGATGggatttttatttgtcactgtggCAAAAAgttacatgaaaaaacaaactatacTTTTATATACGTTTTACAGGGTGTTAAAGTTGTTTACATATGTGCGTTTTTTAATATTTAGGTGGATTTTGGTTGATTGCACAGCGTTTCTGGATGTTTGCATACCGTTAAcagtaaatttgtttttgtgcaaaAGGCAAAGTGATATTTTAGTTGAACTTACTTAACTTGTTGAACTTTAGCTGAAGatcacaaaatgcaaacaagCACAAGTAATTCAAAAAGGATgaactttttgttttgctatATGTTCAGAAAGTTACCGATCTTTTGTTCTCAAACCCTCAAATTTTAGGTTTACTTACTTTCACTTTATGTACTGTAGGTACCAGAAGTACAAAAGAATTTCAACTTAAAGGTATACATTTAGTTACAGTTGCAGATGCACTGTTTTTTacatcatgtatttattttaatattatttattacatttaatttatttatatatatatatatgaaattaCATGTCATCTACAAATATTCACTAGGCCCTATCAAATCAAACATTACTGTTAACAAACATCTCTGAATTGCACTTGAACTTGTATTATACTTGAATTTTTCTTTAGGAGATGAGGTGTCTACATAAAATCAGTGTAAAGATCAAGATTTACTTTTTACAAATGGGATAGTTCTTGGGTTAGATGTACTGTACTGGTTTGCTGCTTTCTGTCTCAAGAtactgaatatgtttttaatgttctaTGTCTATGGTGATTCTTTTTGTGAGGAGTTTATGGGGACGcaaaaaaatgcactttttttattctgttattcAGACTCCTGAATAAACTTCACAGTGacattataaaaatgtgtttttagctGTGTATTCGGTGTGCCAACTGTAAACACCACTAGATAGAAACTAACATCTTACTAAAATAGTCTGCTCCACTAACACCAAATCAATTTAAGTACGGCTTCACAGAACAGATCTGATAACAGTGGGTGGTGATCTGGGGTTTGGGACCTCTGAGGGAGTcccaagataaatctgagggatATTGTTTGggatattagcatgctaacatttgctaattagcaagaACAGCAGAGGCTGATGAGAGTACCATTACTATTAGTTTCAACTTCTGAAACTGGGCAAAGTTTTTTCTGCATCGGTTTTTTGTTTCTTGAAGATTCATCTCTTCAAAGAGCACCTCTTCTGCTGAACCTCTAACACCCTAATGCTGAAATAACAATTACAATGCATTTGTGGTGCACTCCTATCATTTATTTGCTTGCCTTTTAGATTTAGCACTTAGTTCTTACTTCAACCTACTGAACTGAAGCTTTAGTattgtccctcacttgtaagttGCTTTGGATAATAGTATCTGGCAAATTAGTAAATGTATGTTGGGATTGATGGAATATTTTAAGTTGTGTAATGATCAgctctctctctatgtgtgtctgtggagaaaGTGGGAAAGATCACTGATAATGTTGTCTCCTGCCAGAactctttttatttctgcagaggAATTTAAACCCTCACTATATcagacacccacacaaacatgtGCCATGTGACAACATGTAGTGAGGTGAATCCATATGATTGCTTGGTTTTGgtttaaacacaataaatatgACTTGGTGATGGTGAAGGGCTTGTGTTGAATAAAATACCAAATTGTTAAGGTACATAAATCTTTTTCATATTTGCATTGTCTCagactgtctttttttttcctaacatgTGCCAGCAAAAGTAGTGcgtgcaaacaaacacattttcattggAAAGCACCTTTCTACTCATGACTCACTGAAATGGCATGCTTTCTTTTTGATTGCACAGACAACTGCGGGCCTGCTTTTTTATCAGATTGCCACCAAAGGAGGGAAATGTGCAGTGTGtaagaataaaagcaaaaaaattaaaaagcttAAATGCTGCTCAGGTTTGACCTAAAGGATCGTACCAgttgttttacatgtttaaaCTCATTTGCACTTTCCGATGCAACAAGCTGTAAGCGCCACACTGAGGTGTTATTACAATATAAAGTTGTTGTGATGATTGACATTGAGAAACATTATCATTGATtttgagtcatgtttctggccacctgataTGTGCAAGTAAAATAATCACTCtcctttcatccatccattatgtATACCACTTATCCTATATCCAATCCCAGTTGACATTGGGAGAGAGGCGGGGcacaccctgaacagatcaccagtctatcacatgTATATAGACAAACTCATtcacacacctacagacaacTTAGAGTCACCTGTAGGCATTGCATTCATTAAACCACTAAACCTTGATGATGAAAAGGATTAGGAACGTCGTTCAAAATAAGGAAGAAAGACAACAGGAGGACTCCTTTACTAAAGCGGAACAGAAACTATGGTGGTAAGAATCTGTTATTATTATGGGTGACTTGTGGTTATTATTGGTTGTGGATTTTTAATATATAGGTCTTAAATTCAACTATATGCAAAGATCACTCAGGATTTTGATTAATCGTAATTCAGCATGAAATGAGGCCATCGAACCATCAATCGAAGTAGGTTAAATAGACTGCTGCTGCACTTTCACTTTCCTTAAACCACATCAATTGAAGTGTTTCaagataacatttttaaaatagacacagaggagcagataTACGAAGGGTGATGGTTAAGTTCATAGTCTAAgggagaaggagatgagttaaataGCTCTTGATATGCACATGCAGTTCAGTTCTACAGAAAATTTGAAGTTAATgcctttgtggtttttctggttttactgtcacagcagtgatgatcatcactgtcaaaatggcaacTGCtgagctccctcttcaccttGGGGAAGAGGAATTAGCCAGATCAGTTAACAGGGCAGGTCCAGATTTGGTGGATAACTGCATAAAGACCAGTGCTTTTACATCTGGCACATAAAGAGGCAGTTGAAAGACAGTGTGGTAGAACACAAATATGCTATAAAACCTAATAATATAAATTACCTTACGAAACCACTTCCATAGTTGTGATAACAGAAATGACAGCCTTTTCAAAGTGGAGGGTACTGAGTTTGTGGAGCAGCCTATAAAAGGGATTGATAGTCTAAATAAATCACTTGAGAGAGAGACTTATTGGATCTTCAAGGTCTTCATGAGGAAATAGATTCTTGATTTGTAGTTGATTTGGTTTACTCCTGTCATTGATGCTGATGTTATTGTATTTGCTGTACTGTTACAATTATTACTGTgactatttatttatctatttatctacTTACTATATAGTCTACttgttgtgtatttattgaTATGCCGGTTTAGCCTCCCTTGCCATTAATTGTCTATAGAAGGAAACATGatatttcttctcttgtttaCTCCTTTCAATCACAACCTGAGGAAGACTTAGAGCATGTCAACTGAGCTTACAGCTCAAATATCATAGTTACTGTGtaatatgtatatgtgtacgtgtgtgggGGTTATTGTCAGCACAACACTTATATTATTAGGACATGACCAGTCACAAAACAGAACTGTGACTTGCATatattctttgtattttatatttgcaGTGCTCTAAACTTAAAATTTCCTCTCTTATAGGATATGACCAGGTGGATAATGACTGTGGCATGCCCTTGCTCAGAACACCTACAGGGAACTTGCTGAACTCCTGAGAGTGGCCCCTGATGCCACCTCCAACACCTCTAGGGATGTCAGGGGCCTCATACAGAGATCGTGTCCAAGCACTTACCGAAGCCACCAACACATCTGGACCAGAACCTTAACCAGCACCTAGAACATGTGAAGGACGTTATGTTCCATGAGCTTTTGAGGCTGCGTCCTGTGTTGGAGCATAAGGAGTTGATGGAATTTCTGATTGATTGTTACCATCGTCAGACATTTGACCACCTCCATAGTCTGCTCCAGAACGCCACCTCCACCCAGAACTGCTTTGTGCTGATGAACTGGGTCCTACATAAATACCAGAGGTATCCACCTGCATTTTTATCTGCTGTAACTTCCTTCacttattttaatttttcaagCGTGTTTATGTGTACCAATGTGTCACTGACTTGTTCAGAGTTTGTGTATGCCAGTAATGTTCTTACACACTTTAATGCCAAAAATAATGTAAGAAATTTGATTCTTGTCTTGTACAAAAATACTGGCAGCCTAACTAAATACTTAGCTGTGATAAACAACTGAttaagacaaagacataaaaagagTACCTAATTTAGTTACCAGTGTTTCCCCCTACCATTTTGGGAGCTGATGAATAATCATCGAAGAGAGAGTTTTCTGATGTAACTACCAGCCAGATCAGCCCTGGGAGTTTAGATGAATTAGCAGACATTGTCCACACACAGTAGTTTGCTACCAATTTGTCCACATTAGCAGGCAAACTAATGTTAGAAAGCACTACTCAGCTAAAACCACAATATCACTAAATTTCACAGGCTTTGCAGTAATGTTAGCTTACCTGTTCAATGCCAGCTCTGGATCGACTCTGATCCCCAAAGTCGAATGATGGTCCCCGTGAATCAAATGTCCCACCGATATTGACCCTAGTTTTCCCctgaaacagagagataaagagagataaagttttctgttttttgttcttgtgtggagtttgtgttggaGTATTTCTTGTACTGGGGGCCGGTCGTTTTGTAACGGTGATGGACTCCATTTCAAAGCTAACGACAGTACACTGCCAGTGCCGGAGCAAGGCAGAAGAAAGGCTTTTATCATCATTGTGTTGTTGCCAAAATTTGGTTTAATCACACTCAGATATTTACAATCTACCTTGCACTTCCTTCCACTATCCCACATAACTCTTTCATTATACACACGTGAAACATGCTGCCTGGCTCTGACGTTTGTATTTGTGGTATTTTCCTAGTGAAGAGCTGCTTGTAACCCGACCTTCAAGAAATGGATCTCATTAATCAAGTTGATCATTTACTGGTCAGTGAATGGGAGGAAAAAGCCAAGGTCAAACTGCTGGAAAATGTGCAGGTAAGAAAATAACACTTGCATTGTTGGGGCGTCTTCATGCTTCAAGGTCATAAGGAAATACATGCAAGGCAGAGTGCAAGGTCAAAGGGTGTGTTTGTTATGTCCTGGTGCAC
This region includes:
- the LOC108902185 gene encoding uncharacterized protein LOC108902185 — its product is MEMVEMLENMEASTLNLLMDIVTDIAESHLKKYFKSDRRRFCLCSDIEQYFPKLPYAFDEQQRVMDEAYKVIVGLYFKHLIQSNQKKLKKCWPDIGETVTEDAELLHNTISDLAPGVQQQNHILLKVTEILDCNDIDAHKITAANMQKKCHIKSEDMKRLLQWKGLSKREVQEVLDALPPDLQPTPDPDIQLRVADPGAAVSPVFYLLVKTEVLYRRSTSTSTRDRAGYDQVDNDCGMPLLRTPTGNLLNS